One region of Edaphobacter bradus genomic DNA includes:
- a CDS encoding amidase has product MHRPHALPHAFLLGCLTAACAAQTNPQTSQPASSIDRDLMEVSVPQLEQLYAQHRYTVTQVTRWYLDRINRYDGTYRALLYLDAEAALRTAAAEDGEPPSAHHGALWGVPILIKANTSVQGWVTSAGWEGYTLPGKQLVSPRDAMIVQRLKAAGAVLLGQTNMPDFAASDTNISTAGGRTGDAYDVRFSPGGSSGGTATGVAANFAVLGTGTDTANSVRQPAANNSLVGFLPTRGLTSIAGIHPLDWLRDNTGPLTRDITSAAIALEVMQAEDPLDTWTKDSLAKAEPGPYTKYLKKDALKGKRFAVPWFVLEGSPDVYGTGPDAPPLGGAVVPETRAALMKAIERMRAAGATVIIDKEILPESFFAVARRMNTRPYRREGVDLFLRDFGPPQYHSVAEYEAATGEKFPAFMVGGIRPGKDTDGDMTQRSLETDPDAEANFYGPQREALSIYEETRKKWRLDGFVYPALQIPTYDETVPGASKAGPYSETGWINRIGVPAVSVPGGFYSNGLPFGLEISGVRWKDGDLLGYAYAYEQATHNRKLPKLVEGHRK; this is encoded by the coding sequence ATGCACAGACCACATGCCCTGCCACACGCGTTCCTGCTCGGATGCCTCACAGCTGCCTGCGCCGCCCAAACCAACCCACAGACCAGCCAGCCCGCCAGCTCAATCGACCGTGACCTGATGGAGGTCTCCGTCCCGCAGCTTGAGCAGCTCTACGCGCAGCATCGCTACACCGTCACGCAGGTCACCCGTTGGTACCTCGACCGCATCAACCGCTACGACGGAACCTATCGCGCGCTTCTCTACCTCGACGCCGAAGCCGCGCTCCGCACCGCCGCAGCAGAGGACGGCGAGCCGCCATCGGCACATCACGGAGCGCTTTGGGGCGTGCCGATCCTCATCAAGGCCAACACCAGCGTCCAAGGCTGGGTGACCAGCGCCGGCTGGGAGGGTTACACCCTTCCGGGCAAACAGCTCGTCTCGCCGCGCGACGCCATGATCGTCCAGCGCCTCAAGGCCGCCGGAGCCGTGCTGCTCGGCCAGACCAATATGCCCGACTTCGCCGCCAGCGACACCAACATCAGCACCGCCGGCGGACGCACCGGCGACGCCTACGACGTCCGCTTCTCTCCCGGAGGCTCCTCCGGCGGGACCGCGACCGGGGTCGCCGCCAACTTCGCCGTCCTCGGAACCGGAACCGACACCGCGAACTCCGTCCGCCAGCCCGCGGCCAACAACAGCCTCGTCGGCTTCCTCCCGACGCGAGGCCTCACCAGCATCGCCGGAATCCATCCGCTCGACTGGCTGCGCGACAACACCGGCCCGCTGACGCGCGACATCACCAGCGCTGCCATCGCACTCGAAGTCATGCAGGCCGAAGACCCGCTCGACACCTGGACAAAGGACTCGCTCGCGAAGGCCGAGCCCGGACCGTACACGAAGTACCTGAAGAAGGACGCGCTCAAAGGTAAGCGCTTCGCAGTCCCCTGGTTCGTCCTCGAAGGCTCGCCTGACGTCTACGGCACTGGGCCGGACGCTCCGCCGCTCGGCGGAGCAGTCGTCCCCGAGACGCGCGCCGCCCTCATGAAGGCCATCGAACGGATGCGCGCCGCCGGAGCCACCGTCATCATCGACAAGGAGATTCTGCCCGAGAGCTTCTTCGCCGTCGCTCGCAGGATGAACACGCGGCCCTATCGCCGCGAAGGCGTCGACCTCTTCCTGCGCGACTTCGGCCCGCCGCAGTACCACTCCGTCGCCGAGTACGAAGCCGCCACTGGCGAGAAGTTTCCCGCCTTCATGGTCGGCGGCATCCGCCCCGGCAAGGACACCGACGGAGACATGACGCAGCGCAGCCTCGAGACCGACCCCGACGCCGAAGCAAACTTCTACGGCCCCCAGCGCGAAGCCCTCTCCATCTACGAGGAGACGCGCAAAAAGTGGCGCCTCGATGGCTTCGTCTATCCCGCGCTTCAGATTCCAACCTACGACGAGACCGTTCCCGGAGCGTCGAAGGCCGGCCCCTACAGCGAAACCGGATGGATCAACCGCATCGGAGTTCCCGCAGTCTCCGTCCCCGGAGGCTTCTACTCGAACGGACTTCCCTTCGGGCTGGAGATCTCCGGAGTCCGCTGGAAGGACGGCGACCTGCTCGGTTACGCCTACGCCTACGAGCAGGCGACGCACAACCGCAAGCTGCCCAAACTGGTCGAAGGGCATCGGAAGTAG